CGGACGTGCCCGCCGGTGGGCCGGGCCCCGCCCTCGACGACGTGGTCGTGGCCGGCGGCAGTTCGGATGCGGCCCTCGACTCGGGCGCAACATTCGACGGGCCGCACGCGGCTGCCATCGGCCCGGACGCGGCCTTCCTGGGACCGGACGGCGACGGGCCGGACGGCGACGCGCTGGATGCCGCCTTCGAGGCCCACCCGGCCGCTGCCGGCGCACCGCCGGACGCGCTGGACGTGACACTGGCCGCCCTGGCCGGATACTTCCTCACCACGGCGTCGGTGACCACGCCGACCGCCACCGCGCAGCTGGCCGTCCACCAGCAGCGCAGCGGCGGACGGGCGCTCGCCTGGCTCGCCCGCCGACAGGGCTGGGGCTGAGGAACCCGTCCCGCTGCCGTTACGGTGACGCTCACCGACGTCGGGTCGGTCCGGTCACGCCCCAGCTCGGCCAGGCGCAGCACGGTGAGCGGGTCAGGTGGGAGGCGTTTTGGTCTGGCACCAGGCGACCTGGTAGCCTGGCTCTTCGCGCAGCGATGACGCATGCTCGCCGCGTGAGGAAGCAGACCAACCCGAGCTATCAAGACGAGGCTGTCGCGTGGCGAACATCAAGTCCCAGATCAAGCGCAACCGGCAGAACGAGAAGCGCCGGCTGCGTAACAAGTCGGTCAAGTCGTCGCTGAAGACCGCCATCCGCAAGTTCCACGAGGCCGCCGAGGCCGGCGACGTCGAGAAGGCCACAACTCTGATGCGAGACGCCTCCCGCAAGCTGGACAAGGCCGTCAGCAAGGGTGTGATCCACACCAACCAGGCCGCGAACCGCAAGTCCGCCATCGCCAAGCGCGTGGCGTCTTTCTCCGCCTGACGCGGCTGCCGGAGACCTGACCGCGAGCCCCGGGCCGCCCGCCCGGGGCTCGCGTTTGTCTGCGCGCGCACCAACGGTGCCGTCGCGGCCGCTGCAGACTTCGAAAGATCTCGACTCGACGGGACCTACCGTTCCTGGCTCTCCCGCCGGATCCGGTGGCATGAGCGGCCGGGTCAGGTGGTGCCGCCGTTCTGGCGCGCCGGTCTCTGGACCACGGGCGGCAGCGGGTCGACTGGCGAGTCCGGTGTCGGGTGAGACGAGACGACGACGCCGGGCACGCTGTGCCGGATCCAGTCGACCCGCGCAGTGCCCACCACCGGCTCCATCTGCTGCCGGAAGCGATCCCGCTCCTGCTCGGGCACGAGTGCCGCAGAGCGGACGACCCGTGCCACCACCAGGTCGTTGAGCTTCACCATCACGGCCACCACCGCGGGCAGGACCAGCACGGCCCACCAGGTGACCAACTCGGCGAGGGCCAACAGCGCGGCGAGGGCGATGGCGCCCTCGAAGAAGACGAAGCAGAGCACGCCACCCGGGTTGACGAACCGCAACCCGAGGACGCGGGCGTAGAGCGGCCGGTAGCGATCCTCGTCGGCCACGACGGTGGCCCACGATCCGCGGGAGACTCCGGTCACCGGGCGCCGCCCTGACGCGCGGTCGCGACCGAGAAGACGGCCCGCTCGAGGGCGTACGCCCGGTTGTCCGAGCCGCCCTTCACCGCGGCGTTGCACGCGGCAGCCGCCCGCATGGCGTCGACCAGCCCCTCCGGCGTCCAGCCGCGCGCCTGCCGCTGGGCGCGTTCGATCTTCCACGCCGGCATGCCGAGGGTACTCGCCAGTTGGTACGGACTCCCCCGCCCGGCGGAGGCGACCCGCGCCACGGTGCGTACGCCGTCGGCGAGGGCGTCCGCGATCGGCACCGGGTCCACGCCGACGTGCAGCGCCCACCGGAGCGCCTCCAGCGCTGCCGGCACGTCGCCCACCATCGTGGCGTCGGCGACCGTGAAGCCGGTCACCTCGACCCGACCCCGGTAGTAGCGCGACACCGTCTCCGGGTTGATCTTCCCGTCGGTGTCGGCCATCAGCTGGGAGCAGGCAGCGGCCAGCTCGCGCAGATCAGCCCCGACCGCCGCGATGAGCGCCTCGGCGGCGTCGTCGGAGCACCGACCGCCCGACCGACGGATCTCGTACCGGACGAACGCCACCCGTTCACGATGCCCCTTCAGTCTGGCCGCCGGTACGACGGTAGCGCCGGCTGCCTTCAGACCGTCAGCGAACGCCTTGCCTTTGGCGCCACCGAGGTGCAGCACGACCAGGTGTACATCCGGATCGGGATTCCTGGCGTACGTCAGCAGCGCGGACGTCAGATCCTTGCGCGCGTCCTGGCCCGAGCGGAGGACGAGCAGCCGGCGCCCGCCGAAGAGCGACGGGCTGAGCATCTCCGCGATCTCACCCCCGGTCAGCGAGCCGGCCTGGTATTCGCGGACGTCCACGTCCGGATCCTCGCCACGCGCGCGGGCGACCGCCTCGGCGACCGCTCGCGTGGCGAGCAGTTCCTCGTCGCCGAGGACGAGCACAATGGGGGCGAGGCTGGCGGCGGTCACGCCGCCCATATTCGCACGGCCGGCCGCCGCAGCCAGCCTGGTGGACCGCACTCCGGCGGTGAGCCCCGCACTCAGCGCAAATCCAGACATTCATCTCGGTTGCCGCACAGCTCCCGCAGCCGTCATCGATCTCCTAGGTAGGTCCGAGCGGGTCCGGACCACGGGTGACGGTCGCGAGACCCGACGGCTCGACCACCGCCGCTACGTCGCCATCGGCGTCGGTCCGCAGCACCCGGGCACCGCCCCGCGCCAAGCGGCCCAGCACCGCCGGGTTCGGGTGTCCGTAGGTGTTGCCCGTCCCGACCGGGACGAGGGCAACCACCGGCCGGACCGCGTCGAGGAACGCCGGGTCCTGGTAGGCCGAGCCGTGGTGGGCGACCTTCAGCACGTGCGCCTGAAGACCGCCCGGCGGAGGGCGGTCGAGCAGCGCCCGCTGCTCCTCGGCCTCCGCGTCGCCGGGCAGCAGGATCCGCACCCCCGCGACCGTCGCGAGCAGGATGAGGGAGTTGTTGTTCGGGTCGGACCGGGTGCCTCGCAACGGGTACGGCGGGCCGACCACGGCCAACTCCACCGCACCGGCGTGGTACCGCCAGCCCGCCGGGGCGGAGACGAGGTCGGCGGAGCCCGCCGCCGCCTCGGCCCGGACCACGTCCCACCCGGCCGCCGGCTCCGGCCATCGGGGCGTCAGGACGGTGGCGACGCGACGGCCCCGGAACACGCCCGCGACGCCGCCGATGTGGTCGGCGTGGAAATGGCTGACCACCAGCAACGGCACCTCGCGGATACCAAGCCCGCGCAGGCAGCGGTCCGCCGCCCCGGGGTCCGGTCCGGCGTCCACCACCACGGCCCGGCCGGGGCCAACCGGCAAGACCACCGCGTCACCCTGCCCGACCGCGCACGCGACGACCACCCAGCCCCGCGGTGGCCACCCGGACGCCACCAGCCGCACCGGCAGGGCACCGACCACTGCGGCGACGGCGACCACCGCCACCAGCCGGCGGACCAGCGGGCGCCGGACGGCCACCAGCAGCACGAGGGTCAGCCCGGACAGCAGCGACGCCCCGGCCAGCCCGTCCGGCCAGGGCAGTGTCCCCGCTGGCACACGCGCACCGTGGTGCGCGACCGTGACCAGCCACCACGCCGGCCAACTGGCCAGCCAGGCGAGGAACCCGGCGCCGGCCGGCCAGAGCGGTGAGAGCCCCGCCGCCACCACACCGAGCACCGTGGCCGGTGCGATGGCCGGCACCACCAGCAGGTTCGCCGGAACCGCCACCAAGCTGACGGTGCCGGAAAGGCCCGCCACGACCGGCGCGCAGGCGAGCTGCGCCGCGGCGGGCACGGCCAACGCCTCGGCGAGACCGGCCGGCACCCGACGGCGGCGCAGCGCGTCCCGCCACCGCGGGGCGAGCAGAAGCAGCCCGCCGGTGGCCAGGACGGAGAGGGCGAAGCCGGCATCACCAGCCAGTTCGGGGTCAACCAGCACCAGCACCGTCACCGCT
The sequence above is a segment of the Micromonospora sp. WMMA1363 genome. Coding sequences within it:
- a CDS encoding ComEC/Rec2 family competence protein, encoding MTGHPGSAVAPGNSPRPNARRWAADPAAGTTAGLGTHDVPDLRLAGLAVAAWLTALAGLHLSAGATLLVAAASGVAAGVGALHLLGRLGRPAAPVRRHGWIAVTVLLGVVCGASATGARVAIRDAAPLAALVGDGGTVTAELVVRDDPRAVRGVPGGPAMYLVPAESSLFTARDGRRVQVRVRVLVLATDAAWRELLPGQWLTAEGRLAAPRGGDLTAAVLRSTRPPAVHGPSPPFQRAAGTLRSGLREVCDPLPDEQGGLLPGLVVGDTSRLPSTVEEDFLATGMTHLTAVSGSNVAIIVGAVLLLARWARVGPWLAAGLCGVALVGFVILVRPSPSVVRAATMGAIGLAALAAGRPRAALPALAAAVTVLVLVDPELAGDAGFALSVLATGGLLLLAPRWRDALRRRRVPAGLAEALAVPAAAQLACAPVVAGLSGTVSLVAVPANLLVVPAIAPATVLGVVAAGLSPLWPAGAGFLAWLASWPAWWLVTVAHHGARVPAGTLPWPDGLAGASLLSGLTLVLLVAVRRPLVRRLVAVVAVAAVVGALPVRLVASGWPPRGWVVVACAVGQGDAVVLPVGPGRAVVVDAGPDPGAADRCLRGLGIREVPLLVVSHFHADHIGGVAGVFRGRRVATVLTPRWPEPAAGWDVVRAEAAAGSADLVSAPAGWRYHAGAVELAVVGPPYPLRGTRSDPNNNSLILLATVAGVRILLPGDAEAEEQRALLDRPPPGGLQAHVLKVAHHGSAYQDPAFLDAVRPVVALVPVGTGNTYGHPNPAVLGRLARGGARVLRTDADGDVAAVVEPSGLATVTRGPDPLGPT
- the holA gene encoding DNA polymerase III subunit delta, with protein sequence MGGVTAASLAPIVLVLGDEELLATRAVAEAVARARGEDPDVDVREYQAGSLTGGEIAEMLSPSLFGGRRLLVLRSGQDARKDLTSALLTYARNPDPDVHLVVLHLGGAKGKAFADGLKAAGATVVPAARLKGHRERVAFVRYEIRRSGGRCSDDAAEALIAAVGADLRELAAACSQLMADTDGKINPETVSRYYRGRVEVTGFTVADATMVGDVPAALEALRWALHVGVDPVPIADALADGVRTVARVASAGRGSPYQLASTLGMPAWKIERAQRQARGWTPEGLVDAMRAAAACNAAVKGGSDNRAYALERAVFSVATARQGGAR
- the rpsT gene encoding 30S ribosomal protein S20; the protein is MANIKSQIKRNRQNEKRRLRNKSVKSSLKTAIRKFHEAAEAGDVEKATTLMRDASRKLDKAVSKGVIHTNQAANRKSAIAKRVASFSA